The genomic interval AGCTCTTCGACAAGCAGGCGGTGCATCACGGCAATCTGCCCAGCCGGCCCCCCGAAACTGAGCAGACTGATTTTCAACCAGACAAGAAGCGCCTGGTCAAACCGGACATGCACAGCGCCATCCGTGACTGGTTCGGGGGAGGAATGATACTGCATGTTCGCCCTGCAAAGCTTGCGCGTGGCGACAGTATGGAGGAGGTCCGCCAGACTGACAAACGGCAAAACCGCCGGACAAGCGCGCGCGGGACTTAGATGCTGCCGCGGCGGCGACGGCGTTTCTTTGGCGGCTCGTCAGTCACGGGCGGGCCAACAAGATCAGGGACAAAGATAGATTTCGGGTCCATCTGGCGACACAGACGTTGCGCCTCGAGTTCGGATTTGACGGCAAGGACAAGCCAGATATGACGGCCTCGCATCATTGCAAAGCTGCGCCGCAGAACAAGATGAGCCTTCTTGAAATAGATCGACAGCAACACATAGGCTATGACGAACAGTACCCAATGCACAGCCAGGGTGATGCCATAGACAAGGAAGGTTGCGATCAGCACTTCCCACAATCTGTTCTGGACACACCAGAGCGGTGGAAAGAACATCGCCGATGGCGACAGCCGGGTATCCAGGACGATACAGTTGCGGAAGATATCGCGAAGCACCTCAAAGGTTGCGTAATTTTCCTTTGGCTCGACGACCACATCGGCAAAATCCTTTGTCGCCTGTTCGGCGAGTTCAGGTTTGCAATGTTCCAGAACACAACCAAGCGGGCCACGTGCCATCACATTGAAAATGATGCCACCGCGCCAGATCGACAGCACGACACCGTTTTCCGGATCACATTCAAACATGATATCGAGAAAGGTATCGATGTCGCCCTGGTAAGGCTGGCCATCAATGGCGATGATCAGATCTTCTGCCTGCAGGCGCAGCGACCGTGCCCGCGAAATGGATCGTAGTTCCTTGATCAGGAGATATGTGTTGGGTTGGGCATCGCCACCGGCCGGCGCATCTGCAGGTTTGCCTGATGCCGGACCGTCAGCTTCCCTCGAATGGGGGGCGCCGTCCTGTCTGGCAGAGATGGCGTCGATGTCTGCCGCAACAGCCGCGGCAGCAGCAGCGGCAGCAGCAGCGGCATCCGCCTGATCAGTCATTTGTGCTTGGTCCTGCTGTGCCATACCGGTTCATGCCATTGCGTAATTGGTCGAATGCCCGGACCGGCCCGTCAACCCGCAGAATGACGCCCCGATGGCGTCATTGATCGCAGTGTCACGGATGCTGGTCATGGGTAGCTGACGCGGTTGTCACGCTCGTTGAACAGCCGCATGATTTCCGTGTTCTGGGCTGCCAGTTCAGCAAGCGACCGGGTGATATTCTTTTGATTCTCGGCCAGCCTGTCCAGACCCTTGGTGTCGGAAACGGATTTCGACATCTCGCTCAACGCCTTGGCGTTCGCCGATGACAGGGTGTTCAGTTCCTTGACCATGCGGTTGGTCTGGGCCCCCAGCTCGTTGGCAATTCCGGTTGTGATGGACGAGGCCATCTGGTTGTTGCTGTCCGTGATCGCCGAGGATGTGGATTGAATGCCCGACATCATTGTTTCGTTCGACCGTGAGATGACATCGCGAAGACCGACCAACTCGTTGATCAATGTTTCGTTCTGGCCAACCAGCTTTTGCTGGGTTTCCAGGGCCACCCGCATCTTGTCGAGCGAGTCATTCACCCCGTCCACATTCTCGGCAAAGACCACCAGCGCCTCACGGCTTGTCGTGGTCATGGTGTCGAGTTCGGACATGGTCTTGAAATAGATCAGCGCGGCAAAGAGCAACGCTGCAACTGCCGCCACCATCGAACATGAAAAAATGATGACTGAGAAACGATGGACGTTTTTCACAGATGCCTCCAGCTTTTTGTGCTCACGCTTGGTCTTGTTGTATTCAGACGTCACGTCGGTGGCAGCGTCGGCAGCATCAAGTGCGATCTTGATGCTTTCCTGCACCGCATTGTACTCGGTGGTCATGCCAGTCTCCCGTTAGATCCGGTTGGCCCCCGCCCTGTATCGGCACGTTGGCTCGACTCGTAGTAAGCACATTTCATGCCAGTTTCCTGAAATACCATGCGCGATGGCAGGAAAGGCCCCTTGAAACCGAATCTTCGGCACCCGTAGGGGCGTTTCGGTTCATGCGTTATGAAGTGATGCCTGCATTCAAAGCAGTTCGGTTGCGGTGCTTTCATTGCCGCCTCGCCCGCAGTTTTTCAACCACATCGGAAATAATGAAGCGTGCGCCGCCCATTACACAGACGATGCCCGACAGCCACAACCCCAATGAGATATACAGCGGCGCGCCTTCATCGCGCGCCAATGAGCCTTCAAGCAGGAAATACAGCCCGACACCATAAAAACAGACCGAGCTGATCATCTCGCCAAGGCTACGCTCTTTGCGCTTTCGTGCCATCAGACCTCTCCTGCTTCCAGATTACCATTCTCGTCAAACTGCAGCTCGGGCGGCAATGTCAGATCGGGCATGTCCATGGTTTCACCACTGTCCAGACGAAACACATAGGCAAGCACAACCGCCACCGCATTATACAGACCTTCTGTAATTTCGCCGCCGATTTCACTGGTGAAATACAGCGCTCTGGCCAGCATTGGAATGTGAAGAGTCCGCACCCGCGATTCCTTGGCCCGCTCGATGATCTGCAGGGCCATCTGCCCACGCCCCATGGCCAGGACAACCGGCGCACCAGCCTGGCCGGCGCTGTATTTCAACGCCACCGCGAAATGTGTCGGGTTGGTGATCACCGTTGTTGCGTCGCCAACACTGTCAAGCGCCTCGCGCTGACGAGAACTTTCCTGCGCCTGCTGATACTGCATCCGGCGAATCTTCGCGCGCACCTCGGGCGAACCCTCGGTCTGCTTTGATTCATCCTTCACTTCCTTCAATGTCATGCGCAGGGACTGTGTATGCGTATGCTTCTGCCAGGCGAAATCGATGGCGGCGATCACCAACAGCGCAATCAGCAGACCGCCGACAAGATAGGGAAAGGCCTGCGCCGCGCGCGTCACACCCTGGCCAAGCGAGCTTGCCGACAGGAACACGAGTTGCGGAAGCTGCTGATAGATCACAAGCGCCCCGATGCCAAACAGCGATCCCACCTTCAGAACCGACTTGGCAAGTTCAACCAGCCCCTTCATAGAGAACATGCGCTTCAGTCCAGCAATCGGATCAATCCGGTTACCCTTGAAATTCATCGCCTGTGCAGCAAAATTCAGCCCGCCAACCGCCGCCTGAGTCAACAGAATGACAATAATCATCGGCACCCCGATGATCAGCGTTGCCAGGATCAGCAGCCAGAACGCATGGCGGACCTTGACCAGGCCAAGCGTGTCGAGGTTGAAACCGGAATCAATCCTGAAAAGTGACCCCCAGGCATCAAGCCCGTTGGCAAAGAGCGGTGCCAGCGCCATGAACAGGACCAGCCCCATCGCCAATGTGGTAAAGACCATCACCTCCTTGGAGGTCAGAACCCGCCCTTCCTCGGCGGCTTTCTCCAGCCGCCGCTGGGTGGGTTCTTCGGTTTTTTCCTGACCGTCCTGATTTTCTTCAGCCATTGGCCAACCCTCCTATCAGGCCCTGAAGGCTTGTCAGCGCACTATCGATCAGGCTTTGCGAACTGGTGCCAAAGGCGCCAGCCGAGAAGAACAGCATCAGGAACACCGCCAGAAGTGAAATCGGAAAGCCGAAGGAAAACAGGTTCAGCTGCGGCGCGGACCGGGTGATGATGCCAATCGCCACATTGATCATCAGCAGCACTGTGGTGATCGGCAACATGATGATTGTCGCCGCCAGAAACATCGAGCTGGCGGCCGTGATTCCCGAAGAGATCAGAACCTCCGGGGCCACCGGCGCACCGACGGGCAGGATGCGATAACTTTCCATCATTGTACCGATGGCCAGAAGATGCCCGTCAACAGACAGAAAGATGACAAGAAGAAACAGATACAGGATCTGACTGACAACCGGGGTCTGGCCACCTGTCGACGGATCAACCTGGGCCGCATAACCAAGGCCGGCAGAAGAGGCGATCTTCTCTCCGGCGAGCAGAACCGCCGAAAACCAGATGGTCAGGGTCAAGCCGGCTGTCAATCCGACGGCAATCTCGATGAACATCATCGAGATGCCAATTGACGATGTCAGCAGATCGGCGCTGATTTCGGGAACGTCGCCGATAACTGCGGCGGCAAGGGTAAAGGCCATGATAATCCGGACCTGAAGCGGCAGCCACCGCGCGCCGAAAATCGGCGCTGACAACAGAAAGGCGCCGATCCGCAGGCTGGACAGGAAATATTGCAAAAGCAGCCCGGTCACGAACTGCATATCCAGTCCCGGCAGCTTCATCAATTCCGTTGTCGCCATACCAAGCATTGGCGCCTCAGCTGATCTGCGTGATCTGGTCGAAGATGAAATGGAAGTAATCGGACAGCTGCGCCAGCATGAAGCTCGACATCAATCCAAAGGTCAGGATCACAATGACAAGCTTGGGCACAAAGCTCAGCGTCATTTCGTTGATCGACGTGGCAGCCTGGATGATACCGATCAGCAGACCAACCGCCAGCGCCACCCCCAGCAACGGCCCGGCGGCAATGATGATCTGCCAG from Alphaproteobacteria bacterium LSUCC0719 carries:
- a CDS encoding flagellar biosynthesis protein FlhB; this encodes MAEENQDGQEKTEEPTQRRLEKAAEEGRVLTSKEVMVFTTLAMGLVLFMALAPLFANGLDAWGSLFRIDSGFNLDTLGLVKVRHAFWLLILATLIIGVPMIIVILLTQAAVGGLNFAAQAMNFKGNRIDPIAGLKRMFSMKGLVELAKSVLKVGSLFGIGALVIYQQLPQLVFLSASSLGQGVTRAAQAFPYLVGGLLIALLVIAAIDFAWQKHTHTQSLRMTLKEVKDESKQTEGSPEVRAKIRRMQYQQAQESSRQREALDSVGDATTVITNPTHFAVALKYSAGQAGAPVVLAMGRGQMALQIIERAKESRVRTLHIPMLARALYFTSEIGGEITEGLYNAVAVVLAYVFRLDSGETMDMPDLTLPPELQFDENGNLEAGEV
- the fliR gene encoding flagellar biosynthetic protein FliR — encoded protein: MLGMATTELMKLPGLDMQFVTGLLLQYFLSSLRIGAFLLSAPIFGARWLPLQVRIIMAFTLAAAVIGDVPEISADLLTSSIGISMMFIEIAVGLTAGLTLTIWFSAVLLAGEKIASSAGLGYAAQVDPSTGGQTPVVSQILYLFLLVIFLSVDGHLLAIGTMMESYRILPVGAPVAPEVLISSGITAASSMFLAATIIMLPITTVLLMINVAIGIITRSAPQLNLFSFGFPISLLAVFLMLFFSAGAFGTSSQSLIDSALTSLQGLIGGLANG
- the fliQ gene encoding flagellar biosynthesis protein FliQ, which produces MDFDSNVEFLRIAFWQIIIAAGPLLGVALAVGLLIGIIQAATSINEMTLSFVPKLVIVILTFGLMSSFMLAQLSDYFHFIFDQITQIS